Proteins encoded by one window of Glycine soja cultivar W05 chromosome 15, ASM419377v2, whole genome shotgun sequence:
- the LOC114386681 gene encoding probable flavin-containing monooxygenase 1 has translation MESTKLQNTKPTYQFIDFPWPSSVKEHNPSHNQVLDYLNSYAEHFPLIPYIRFNSNVIDIDYAGESSEEMKSWELWGGNGRPFCSKGTWHIAMQDTKNLSIERSGISKLVETILKWKLSLKKYGLVPNHSFLQDLFTCLLGVFPDNFFDKLKEGSILMKKSQSFSLCREGVIIDGESP, from the exons ATGGAATCCACGAAACTCCAAAACACTAAACCAACGTACCAGTTTATAGATTTTCCATGGCCTTCTTCAGTTAAAGAACATAATCCAAGTCACAACCAAGTGCTAGATTATCTTAACTCCTATGCTGAACATTTTCCCCTCATTCCTTACATTAGGTTCAACTCCAATGTCATCGATATAGATTATGCTGGAGAGTCTAGTGAAGAAATGAAATCATGGGAATTGTGGGGTGGTAATGGCAGGCCCTTCTGCTCCAAGGGAACTTGGCATATTGCTATGCAAGATACCAAGAATTTATCCATAGAG AGATCGGGAATTTCTAAACTTGTTGAAACTATTCTAAAATGGAAGCTGTCATTAAAGAAGTATGGATTGGTACCCAATCACAGCTTTCTTCAAGATCTCTTCACATGTCTGCTTGGAGTGTTTCCTGATAACTTCTTTGACAAACTAAAAGAAGGATCCATTCTTATGAAGAAATCACAAAGCTTTAGCTTATGTAGAGAAGGTGTAATCATTGATGGAGAAAGCCCCTAG